The Haematobia irritans isolate KBUSLIRL chromosome 1, ASM5000362v1, whole genome shotgun sequence DNA segment CTCAAATGGAACCCATCcgtccttttatatttcgggattggacAACCCTAgtattgaaattttgccaagtGAGAGCTCAAACATAAAGCTTTGCATTTTTAtggctatacacagaaaaaggtaaactgttttatgcgaaagttgaactaaattatacaccacattttgagatttacaCAAAGGtttattaaaaccaaaaaatggaattaaatcgtaaGCATTTTCGTGCGAATATTATTTCCAACTTTCGACGTGATTTTTAACTCAACTCAAGTGCATCGttgaacttaatttaatttttggaaacaTTGATGCTGTTTGCCAAATGATATTTCAAGATCGTCATGCGACCTATCGCGAGATTGAGACAATCATAGGCATTATTTGGTCCAGCATACATTCCATATTGTATGAACATTTGACGGTGAAAAGATTTATTCGCGTTGGAACCCAAcaaatttgtcaatcgctcaaaacAAGGCTCGTGtccagagaacggctgcgatctaccgcaaccgaccagtgtatttagtaaacaccaatatttgcaatcttaaaacaccaattggtaaaaaaaaaatcaaccaccaatatccaatgcaaacgactgtcggtgtttgttagtatgagtgttggtctctcgaaaacaccgtagtaaagcaatcacacaaattggttacccatatctcagcagtttggtattctcttatttggtactctctcaattatcttgatctaatgccaactgctggtaattgttgttgttgaatacaaacacacttaagtgccacactcgttttttgtttaccgagcgttgttacgatgtcaattggtttaagattgcaagcagtgttgccaatttggtgcctttagcaccaaatttagtgctttttgatttctaaaaagcaccaaattgccttgttggtgccttttcaaaaaaagcaccaacttggtgctttctggcattttcatttagtgcttttggtgctttttttattttgaacagtattaagtttaattgatacaacaattttgattagactttcaagagccgaagaaactcaaatttattgccaaatatagaatttgattgttaatattgttatttagggtattctgtaggaaagtcgagcgatgagtgtcgaatttttgaatttggtaaagatgtcattaaaaacgtttgtattaaattcacaaaagcacgcacaactgaaataagcaatagactccttccatatattaatattttgaaagttgaaaaacatcactgatcaaaatgaattggacgaaagcattaaaactgatcaaagtgtatacttgaatagcggttcataatggtgagtacgagttcgagttttgtcgctaaagtgaaaactatgtcagtaaaaaaggcataaaattatgcatatttgctgcaaattttattataaattgatggggaatagccaaaagcaaattttcacaaagtttgtattccttaaaatgaattattaaagaaaagtaattgtgaaaaaatgactcttttagcagctaaactcgatcttaatacccactttaacttcataaaattcaattcacaaaagttctataatacatcttcggaaggttttttttgttttttagtagagcatttaattttcgattttgtcgtggaaggtggtatgttagaatttataatatatttttggtgctttttggccttggggagttggcaacactgattgcaagacactgcatacgaacattgttatatactaaaggtgtttttattctcgcatttgtatcaatgtaaaataTCGCATTGTAAGTGATGTCTTACTCATTGACCCcaacattttgtgggtaagattgcaatgcGAAAAAAACCACCTGTTGCAGTTTTCTGCTCGTGTCGATTGGTCAAaagaaatgttctaaaaatacgATCGCGATACTTCAAAATACGGTCTATGACATCGCAACAGGTGAGAAATCGTGGATTGTCGCGTATGTACCCGAAACTAAGCAGCAGTCGAATGTATGGAAGTCTCAAAATGAGCCAAAATCAAAAGATCACCATTTTTTTTACGGAAAAAACTGGACACGTCGCAGTCGTGCCACTAGTATAACGTAGAACAGTCAATTTTGAGTGTTATACAGTcattttttgccagtttttTTCAAGGAATCAgtaatctcccgatttgacttaagTATCCaaattattatccaatttggaaatctagaggtattttgaaaattggaggttggaaatttataggtattttagatcCGCACATAAGTGTGCCGAAGATTGTGTGCCCATCTTCTGTAAAATATACTTCCaagcatattttgcttcaaacatatatttttttcagcgcAAGTTTTGCCTTTTGTAGAATTCTTTTTGTAAATCCCCAGATACATTAAATTAGTTTGCCATCATATaggtaaaataatttaatataccATCATATTCTATAGCTTATCATATGGTCGACGCTGTCCGGTTTTAGTTTTTTCTCTTGCCCTAAGATTTTGTATTTGAAACGTGTAGGTGTTTTGGTCTTtgcaattgaaatgaaattagtTACGTACTTTGCTCTGTGTGATGATGAGAATTTTCAAAATGGGCGCAAGAATTCACAATGTTGTTCTCTTCATATTATTGGCGATTTTCATTGCCCCCATTGCAATGAAAACGAACTGTCCAAGCATTTTGGAAATAAATGtaaggtaaaacaaaaaaatgatacAATTTCTTTAACTGTACTATGTTTATTTTACTTCTAGTGTTATGAAAATCCCACATGCTGTTCTTCCTCATTgcagtcaaatactaatgcatggaaTATCTCGAATATAATAGATAATAGcaatcaaccaaaatttaatGCCATGCCAAAATTGCCATTGATAAAAAcagcgcatttaagggttaaagtcCCCAAACGTCCAGGTCATAAAATTTCTAGTGGCCCTAAAGGGCGAAAACGACCACATCCTGGTCCACCCAAAGGAACTAGGCCAACAACAGGATCAAAGCTCAAACCTACAAGACCAACACGTCCAACACGTCCAATACGCAGAACTAAGAAACCAACTCGTAAAACTCGTAAAGATCGAACAACAACACGTCGAACAACTCCACAATCAACTTCTCGAAGAACGACTAAACGTTCGGACTCTGATGAAGGGTCGTCTAGCCGTTCCATCTATTGTGCTGTTCCACCCAATGGACCAAAGTCGAGATATCTTAACAAAGATTACTTCAAAACAATAGTTGACACTTTATGTTTGTATATAGGTATTGCTGCAAATGAAGAAGAGTGCTGAatatacattttgtattttttttttcatatataaaaaagtaataagaaccagtaagttcggctgggacgaatcttaaatattcaccaccatgaatcaaatattatagtttcttttgaaaatttcagaggggtttgatgacaggtaTTCTCCTaaacagatcagttcaaccagtacgtttCCGAAGAAGCGATAACAAATAGATTAGAttatggatttataagaaccatttttgtttagaggaatcataaacatctcgtgtaGGTGTGGAAGAAAGCTATGAACAaatgccttgatttgaaatcttatatctgtagatttttaccctcattatttaaatgattacgagaagtaaagtatggaaattttatattcagtttcaagcaattttcatggtcagtgcgccttctataccctcaggaTGTGACATCGGTCTTTGTGGACGCCTTACTAAATgacccgataaaaactaaatccgatacacgtttttgtggatCGTTtttcagcaaatcggataaaaactacggtttctggaaacccaaggagttaaatcgggagatcggtcttatgggggttattctgaaacatggaccgatactcaccgttttcggtacatccctttatggttctagaatacctctagatttccaatttcaggcaaataggatagaaactacggattttagaagcccaaaacatggaccgatattcaccatttttggcacggaGTTTAGAagcccaaaacatggaccgatactgatcatttttggcacatctccttatggtcctaaaatacctctagatttccaatttcaggaaaatggtTTCTATCAGTCTAAGGAGTAAAAttcggagatcggtctatatgggggctataccaaaacacggattttagaagcccaaaacatggaccgatactcatcatttttggcacatctccttatggtcctaaaatacctctagatttccaatttcaggaaaatggtTTCTATTagtctaagaagtaaaattcggAGATCGGTCtagatggaggctataccaaaacatggaccgatactcaccattttttggtacacctctttatggtactaCAATAACATACTTCTAAATTTCCaatgtcaggcaaattggataaaaccaaCTATTtctataaggggactatatcaaaacctggaccgatatagtccatttcgaacttgacctgcctgcagacaaaagacgattacttcattattgaagactgtagcgtgattacaacagacagacagatagacagacagacgatgcttatatcgtcttagaattttcgatgtgttacaagtggaatgacaaacttcccagcaaaaaaaagcgtcgccaaaaaagtaatgaaaattgtctttttggaacaggaagtggtgcaaaattgacgcgatgaatttaacatgggcttgtcacaggacggaagtcctccatttcaacagccgctcggacgaaaaagactgcttttcatatgtttgggtgtaaaaattatatgtttggaactcaaaatttttaacacaatattttcaactgcaagcatataatgttcataaactagcataacatatttgggacatatatgttaatatgttagaacatattatgtttgggacataaaatgtttgtaaatataatatgcttagatgcaaacatatattaatttagaactagcctataaacatatatgtgtttagaaagcgaGACCTATagagtaagctgcaagtaaaataatggaagtaaccaattggcgccttaaaaatatatccacacaaaaaatgttcattaaattttttttctaccagtgtatgccctaagctgaaacataatatgtttgaacaatgcaaacaatattttgttcggaccaatcctgaaaatatttatgcttgaagcaaaatgtgtttggggtatatgttacagaagcgatttttttgagggtgctgtgcactgaatttgcatcacttctttaggtatgatccgaattcaatgttttggatgtaaattaaaaaattctgtgatattttatcaaataaatatattttttttatttttttataaatattaattgaaaattataatttttttttttaattaatttttaatggaatctaacgtttgtctgaaacgtttgacctcaaatattttcacaaattcacaatttttatacccaccaccataggatggggggtatattaactttgtcattccgtttgttacgcatcgaaatattgccctaagtccccataacgtatatatattctgggtcatggtgaaattctgagtcgatct contains these protein-coding regions:
- the LOC142223468 gene encoding uncharacterized protein LOC142223468 isoform X2 — translated: MMRIFKMGARIHNVVLFILLAIFIAPIAMKTNCPSILEINCYENPTCCSSSLQSNTNAWNISNIIDNSNQPKFNAMPKLPLIKTAHLRVKVPKRPGHKISSGPKGRKRPHPGPPKGTRPTTGSKLKPTRPTRPTRPIRRTKKPTRKTRKDRTTTRRTTPQSTSRRTTKRSDSDEGSSSRSIYCAVPPNGPKSRYLNKDYFKTIVDTLCLYIGIAANEEEC
- the LOC142223468 gene encoding uncharacterized protein LOC142223468 isoform X4, with amino-acid sequence MMRIFKMGARIHNVVLFILLAIFIAPIAMKTNCPSILEINSNTNAWNISNIIDNSNQPKFNAMPKLPLIKTAHLRVKVPKRPGHKISSGPKGRKRPHPGPPKGTRPTTGSKLKPTRPTRPTRPIRRTKKPTRKTRKDRTTTRRTTPQSTSRRTTKRSDSDEGSSSRSIYCAVPPNGPKSRYLNKDYFKTIVDTLCLYIGIAANEEEC
- the LOC142223468 gene encoding uncharacterized protein LOC142223468 isoform X1, whose product is MKLVTYFALCDDENFQNGRKNSQCCSLHIIGDFHCPHCNENELSKHFGNKCKCYENPTCCSSSLQSNTNAWNISNIIDNSNQPKFNAMPKLPLIKTAHLRVKVPKRPGHKISSGPKGRKRPHPGPPKGTRPTTGSKLKPTRPTRPTRPIRRTKKPTRKTRKDRTTTRRTTPQSTSRRTTKRSDSDEGSSSRSIYCAVPPNGPKSRYLNKDYFKTIVDTLCLYIGIAANEEEC
- the LOC142223468 gene encoding uncharacterized protein LOC142223468 isoform X3, whose amino-acid sequence is MKLVTYFALCDDENFQNGRKNSQCCSLHIIGDFHCPHCNENELSKHFGNKCKSNTNAWNISNIIDNSNQPKFNAMPKLPLIKTAHLRVKVPKRPGHKISSGPKGRKRPHPGPPKGTRPTTGSKLKPTRPTRPTRPIRRTKKPTRKTRKDRTTTRRTTPQSTSRRTTKRSDSDEGSSSRSIYCAVPPNGPKSRYLNKDYFKTIVDTLCLYIGIAANEEEC